The DNA region CATCACAAAAGACAATTGGGCATCCTATGAGTGCTCTTAGTTTCTGAGCAATACGGCAATGGCAGGAGATTACGGTAATGGCAGGGATACTGCTTGCTACGGCAGCAGAGCAGTaaagttgctgctgcttcttgacAGTGTGGCGCTGAACATTGCAAGTGGCAGGGAGCGGAGGTTTCAGAGAAGCTGGCCCCAAGCCCCTCAGCCATTGGGACACAGGGAATGAGTGTAATTGTGAGTCATCAAAACACAAGGGGAGTTAAAAAGGGGGTGAGAGGCTGGTGGAATCTCCGGCAGAGTTCCCCATCCCTGCATGCAGAGAGGAGACTGCAGTGCTGTGCTATGGGCTGGCTGTGAATGTCCTTCCCAGATGCTCAGCAACAGGAGCTGTGCAGCCTCTCAGGAGGTGAGTGTGGGTGAAGGGCAAAGGTAGGGCAGAGTCTCACGTCTGGAGACTCTAGCACACAGGGTGAGGGTCGGGACAGATGTTGGGTTGTTTGGAGCATATATGTATTATATCTTCTTCCTTTTTTGCCTCGCTTATCTTTTTTCtgccttctcctttcttttaCTTGCTGGGAAGTTTTATTTCATGCACTTGGGAATGAAGTTTGATCATTTAATTCCCTGTTCCATCATCAGccttataataaataataatatcagAAGATGCTTAAAACTATGGAGGTTTCATTTTTCACTTATGTGCTTATTCTAAACCTTCCTTTTCCCTGGAGTAACTCGAGGTCTCATTCCCTCCTGGGgaaagacaaatgtaaatgtagCATTGGAAGGAAGGCAAATTCCCACTGTGGAAAGAAAGAGACCTTTTCTTCTCCCCGCCCCGTGCGTCTGAATTGGGAATCTACAGGTgctaaaaaaatacttttatttttatttccataccTGTAGAAAAATACACACTCCTGGGATTCGTAGATGAGATGATTTTTGCTGCTAGATTGGTGGACGTGTGTTTAATCAAATGGGAGAGTtaatttgcaagagataatacAGTGAACTTGCCCATAAGAATTTACTGAGGTTCTTCTTATCTGGGAACTGAGGTCTGTGTTGCTACCGATGGCCTTTCAAATATCTGATCAGTGCTTGAACaggaaacctagaccatccctagcATTATAAAAGATTAGCTGTCACTTATAACTAACCTTCATGCCCTTTTTGCCTCAAATTCCTATCTTCATTCTCACATTTCCATCTGATGTATCTTTTTTCCATCTTTATTCAGCCAAGGATGGATTTGGCCTCCAGATGTTTTGAAATGCTATTCCACCCAGTAAAAACTCATTCTTTCTGCAACACTCCATCGATTTCACAAGTCACTTTCCCCTGTAGCTTTCTAAAATGTACAGCTTATCCCATCTAATGAGCAGTTTGATCTGTAAGAGAGTCACTTTAGGGGATTCTATATTAAATTCTGGAGTTGCAGATTTGGTTCACAATCAGTTTCTCGTTCTGATTTCTGTCCCTTTGTATATTTAATAAATGGTCCCTGTAGGGAAATTAATGATCAGGGTTGATTCCTTTACCCTCAGGTCAATGGACGGCAGGCTTTTGCTGAATATATAACATTGTTTCTTAGCTGGGGGTGTGGAGAGGTGGTCAGAAAAATTGATCAGGCAACAAAAATTCATATCAGTCTGTGTTGTCTGACACAACATCAGCCAAATAGCAGGGTTTCCACTGAATGGAAGGGACTCGGATATTAATCTAATATCGTAGCTAATGTGGAAGGTTTACTAAAATAGATTCCCAGGCTCCAGAAAATATTTCTGCTTGGGAAACCACAGCAGTAGCCATGAGCTCTCTGAATCATGTTGTTCTTGTCTTTTCACCTCCATTAGGTGGGCCCCGTGTCAGGGAAGAGCACAGTATCAAGGTGCAAACTTCCCCTTTCCTTTTGAGCCTACAACAAGCTGGTGTTAAAAAGCCCAGATTCTTGGCCCAGGGGACCAAGTGGCAAGACAACAATTTTCCCAGAGGTTCATAAACTGCTAATCAACACATCAAGACAATGAAGCCTGCTACAGATGAGCATCCTTCAGCTGGAAAATCACAGAAATAATGGGCATCATTACCACTGCCGAGGTTTCTACAAAGCTAGGTGTGAAATAGAATTGCAACACAAAGGCGGCCAGCAGAAGTGTCACCAACTTCCTTTTAGGAGGAATCCAAATTAAGACACTGGAGATTTTTACATTATTCCCTTCACCTCTGCAAACTTAGTTTTACTGTCTCCAAAAAGCAGGAATGATTTTAGCACTGCAGCTCCATTTCCACTGGGAGAGTTATCCTGGAAAGTAGGAGAAATGTCCTCATTGATGCCCCTACTTTACACCATACAACTGAGACCCCTGCATCCCAGGAAGAAAGCCAGTCTTGGAAAGTCTTCAAAATTGGGGCTATGTTGCTAATTAGCTGCCAAAAGCAACCAGAAGAACAGAAGCTTAGAGAGAATTTTATGGCTTTTCCAATATGTTTCTGGATTGGTTACTTATCCTGGTTTTGTGTTTCTAAgtcattattattgttgttattattaataattataatacctTTTACCAACAGAGCTGGGCAAATGTTGCCTGCAAAACCTTCAAAGAGTTGATCTCAGCACGTTAAGCAGTAGAAAGTCAAGTGGAGCACAAGAGTTGGATGAACTTTATCTGCCAACGACAATGGTTTTCCTCCCTGGAAATTCCTCTGACTGTTCAAATTGCACCCAGACTGTGGGGATAGTGAACAATTTTAAGGCCATATTATTAGGGGTAATTTTAGGGGGGCTGATTATTTTTGGGGTGCTGGGTAATATTCTGGTTATCCTCTCAGTAGCCTGCCACAGACACCTTCAGAGTGTCACCCATTACTGCATAATCAACCTGGCTGTTGCGGATTTCCTCTTAACTTCCACTGTCCTGCCTTTCTCAGCAATCTTTGAGATTTTGGGCTACTGGGTCTTTGGGAGGATCTTCTGCAACATCTGGGCAGCTGTCGATGTCCTATGCTGCACGGCTTCCATCATGAGCCTATGTATCATCTCTATAGACAGATACATTGGGGTGAGCTACCCACTGAGATATCCAGCTATAGTGACAGAAAAGAGGGGAGTCCTGGCTCTGCGAAGTGTCTGGGCTTTGTCTCTGGTGATCTCCATTGGACCTCTCTTTGGCTGGAAGGAGCCAGCTCCAGAAGATGAGACCATCTGTCAAATCACTGAAGAGCCTGGCTATGTATTGTTCTCTGCTTTTGGCTCCTTCTACCTCCCCTTGACCATCATCTTGGTGATGTACTGTAGAGTGTATGTGGTGgccaaaagagaaagcaaaggccTGACTTCTGGCTTGAAAACGGAGAAATCTCATTCTGAAGAGGTGACTCTCCGGATCCATCGCAAAAACACCTCGGTACAGAGCAGATCTACATCCTGCACAAAGAACAAAACACACTTCTCAGTGCGTCTCCTGAAGTTCTCCAGGGAAAAGAAAGCAGCCAAGACCCTGGGAATAGTGGTGGGGTGCTTCATACTGTGCTGGCTTCCTTTCTTTATAGTCATGCCTATTGGTAAGTAAAGCAAAACACTTGATCTTTTCTAATAACTTCTGTGGGGTAGGGGAATCTCTTTTTGCCTTGCTATGGGTTAGAGCTGATCCACAAAACTTAGACAGaaccattttccattggaaaatgcagttccATCAAAACTGAAACACTTCTCAAAATCATTTCAATTTCACCAATAATTTGTTTAGTAAAATCTCGAGGGGAAGTTTTTTTCCCACAGTGTTGAAGAATCTTGTTTTGGACATTATTGGAATGAAacagtttttgatttttcattttgaaaggacggtttgtttcaattttttattatacatttgtaaaaagtggaaactgaaacaaaacatttttcttgagctgaaataaaaaattaaaacacaatcAGATTTTTCCTTTGCAGAGCATGTTACACATGTCGGGTTTTGTGACAATTTGGAAGAAAGTCAGTTCTGAATTCCTCCACCAAATGGAATTGTTGTCCTCTGGCCAGCTCTACAGacattatgggccaaatccttagcTGGCATAAAGGACATAAGCACCATTAACTTCAACACCAACGTATCTCTTTGCACATTTTACatctggattttcaaaggtgctaaggGACCAGATTTCAATTGCTCAGTACCCACAACCAGGTCCGGATTTTCCATAGTTCTCCCATTGTGACATTTATGGACAGATTTTCCAGAGCTAAGCACTCAACAAGCAACCAAAGTGCTGAGATCTGTTGAAAACCGGGCAATTTACCTTGGTGCCTAAATGAGAATTGAGCTCTTGATCATCTGCCCtttaggacttgatccaaagtcactgaaaccaatggaaaggcagccattgacttcagtggattttggattagGTCTTTAgtgcaaaataattattttagctTCTCTACATTTTGTTGCAAaggtgaccttttaaaaaaaaagccagagagcGACTGCaaatatatttctctttgaaAAGAGTGATTAACTCAACTGTTTGCTAGTTGCAAATGGAACGACATACAGTTTCAAAGTTTTAATGCatccgtttaaaaaaaaacaaacctactCTGTATTTTAACAATGTTTATGATGTAGCACAAGAGTGTGGTGTAGGTAAATAGCTGGATTAGCAGaccaaatggaaaaaagaatgaaCCACTCAAATTCTAGTGGGTTATGCTCATGGTTATGTTTATTGTGGTTTTAAATCCGAGGGCCAGGTAGGTGTTGGGAATCAATTCTACGTATCAGTGTTTCTGTTGTTACAGATTTAGCTGCTAAGTTCAAACTTCAGCATTGGAAGGTTTGTTTAgagaaaatgattttaatagagaATTACTTACCAACTGCAATAAAATCCAGGATTCCACATGAATTACTGTTTTAGATGCCTGcagagcttttttccccctctattcTGGGGATAGAAGCAAAACACATATGAAAGAAAACCAGGCTATAGTTTATAAGCTGCGGTTATTAAATCAGTTCTTGTCCAAACTAGTTAAATTATCCTAACCATTGGCAAGCTAATCTCTTTGCAGCAGCCAATGTTTGCCAGAAAAAGCTTAAACCAAAGCTTTGAAAGTGTGCCCTTATGGGAAAGCCTTCTACAATTTCAGAAGCATGAAACTAATAAGGCTCTACAGCATCTTATGGAAATTATCCTAAAAACCTACAGAGTGAAATGGAAAATGATCTCCTTTTGTCTATAGCTGCTTTATGCCATTCTATAGGACTCTAGATAGGGATATAATTCTCAATCAAATTCcaagggaaagtttttaaaaaaaaaaaaaaaaacttagaaaGGTGACCATTTTCAATTAACTTCTATAGGATTCCAACATAATATTTCACTAAACCCTTTAGCTGTTATTGTCTCATGAATGTCAATGACTGCAGAGTCTATCTAATTCTGTCATCTGAAATGCTGGTCAATACTGGAAAAGTGTCTGAGCGAAAGACTTAGACATTGTATAAGGAAAAGCTCCAGGAGGACTGGCTCTTTCTGCTTTGAGTGTCATTCTGTTGAAATGTTTGTTGCCAAGATGTCCCAAACATACCCAAAAAGGGTTTGAGAGCACATGATGCACactttggtaaaaaaaaaaaatccgcaaATCTGGCTGCccacacagagctgctgctgttgatCCATTTGATTTAAGTTGAAGAAAACTTCCTTATTCAAAACTGAACTTTGAAGATTTGATCTCTTATAAGGAAAGTTTCCTAAGGTTAGTCTCCCTATCTTCACATAGTTTCTCTGTTATTTTAGAATCACATTATAAGTTTTTCCAAAAATCTGTTTGTCctttttgttaaaagaaaaaaagagtgctAAACAGAAATGTAGCACTAAGAGACATATATTATGCAAAAACTCTGTTACGTCTTGATCTAGGCTGTTTTCCTACCTGCTTTGTATCATAGCCCCATAATGCTTAGCTTTCTTATACAgagcttttcatccatagattacAATGAGCTTTgcaagcatcattatccccattttgcagatggtaAAACTCTGGCCCAATGAGGGAacgtgacttgctcaaggtcacaaaggTGGTTAATGGCAGAGCCAAGCATAGAATCCAGGAGCCagatttcagaaatgctgagcattaATAATGCTAGTTGAAGTtaacgggagctgcagggtctcAACAGTGCAGGCTAGAAAATAAGAATTCTATTACATGAAAAGTTTTGAAGTTCCacagtttgtacagcacctaacagcATGGAGTCATAGTCCATGACTGGGCTCCTGGGTAGTACTGCGATACAAATAACTATAATAAAAACATTTCCCAACCAATTCTATTTGAAACCTTTCATGTATTATGCAGCCATATAATATAATCAGAATAATCCTTAAAATACCCGTTGGAGGGATGTGGAAGTAAACATCAGTGAAAGACCATATTAGTGCTGttgccttaaagactaacagatttatttgggcctacacttttgtgggtaaaaaacccactggactccttgttgtttttgtggatactgaCTAACACGACTATCCCCTGATACTTTATTTGTGATGTTGTGAAGTTTGTGAGAAAATAACTGCAATGCTGATCCCTTTAGCAGGAtatgtaaatttaaaatattgaatatccAAAAGCAAGAGAATCTACAACAGACCCTTGAAACCTATTGTCATCTTGCCCTTTATGGAATAAAACAATTATATGAAAAACTGCTAAATAACATTAATGGAGGTGTCTGTTCCCATGTAGATAGCTCAGTGCAAGTTGGGGTCCACAGATCTATCATCATAGTCAAAGGCAAGGTATAGTTAGGAGAGTACAGCAAGTCTCTGGACATAATGAGAGCATGTCTGGGGAAGCCTAGTGGTGTGGTGCTAGAGTCTCTGGCTGCTGTGTAAAATGCATGTCAGCCTGGTTCAGACAGGCCAGGTAGGGTGCAAAGCAAAGCTGAGAGTCAGAAATCAGAACAGGATAACGAGGAAGGCATACAGCAACCTGCATAACATGCTGTTCAGTGACTGATCAATGATAGGTGCAGAGATGCAAGGGGGGAAGCTTTCTTCTCTCCATGTTAGTAACCAGTGTGTCCATAACAACAGTGTCTGTATCAATTACCTGTGCCTGGACTGGAAGAGGGACACTCGCAGGACCAGTGTAGACATTCCACTTGCATGCCTGCTCACAGGGTGTACACAGGAATTTAAACAGACCCAGGCTTTACATTCGGGAAGCATGTTCTTGTGAGTGACAGGTAGATCATTTCATCAGCCACAAGTTGCCATGTGCCCTCTCAAATACTTTAGGCGGAAAAAGCCCTCCAAAGTAGTTCAAGACCAGCCTCTGAATGGAGAGTGCTGGACAGTACTCTAGGTGAAATTAACACATATAGGTGACAATCAGGAGGGGTTGGTTTAAAATCAGGGTAGGTAATGCCCTCCCAAACTTTCCTGAGGCTCTTCTACTGCATGGGCACTCTTTCATTTTAGGCCAAGCTTTTAGGAGCCTTATTCCCAGAATAGACAGCTGCAGGATAGGTGTTAAGCCCATTTTACCCCCTTCTGGCTTGGTTGGGATGCTGTTTaatagagctggctggagaacaaCAATTCTGTTAGGTGAGAGCTTCAGAGGTTTTGGGAAAAAACATGCATTAcacattgaaacaaaaaaaaatccccttttgaATGTTTTGGTCAAAGGGGGATAGTGTCAAAAGCTGTTCATTTTCTATGCCAAAAGGTCAGTTTTTTTGAATCCacttgctctctctgtctctgtccctcAAATTGACCAGAGAGTCCATCCTGGACCTCGGAAACCTTGCCAGCAAAAAGCTCATCAAAATCAATATGTCCCCACCAAACATTTGTGCATTGATGAAAACAGCAGATCTGGAAAACGATATTGTCAAAAAtattccagccagctccactgtTGAGGTTTGCACACCCCCTTCCCGGACAACTCTCTGCTTTTCCTGGGATGCATGTACCCAGTGACCTGCAGCAGACTGGTT from Chelonoidis abingdonii isolate Lonesome George chromosome 2, CheloAbing_2.0, whole genome shotgun sequence includes:
- the ADRA1A gene encoding alpha-1A adrenergic receptor; its protein translation is MVFLPGNSSDCSNCTQTVGIVNNFKAILLGVILGGLIIFGVLGNILVILSVACHRHLQSVTHYCIINLAVADFLLTSTVLPFSAIFEILGYWVFGRIFCNIWAAVDVLCCTASIMSLCIISIDRYIGVSYPLRYPAIVTEKRGVLALRSVWALSLVISIGPLFGWKEPAPEDETICQITEEPGYVLFSAFGSFYLPLTIILVMYCRVYVVAKRESKGLTSGLKTEKSHSEEVTLRIHRKNTSVQSRSTSCTKNKTHFSVRLLKFSREKKAAKTLGIVVGCFILCWLPFFIVMPIGVFFPALKPSETVFKITFWLGYLNSCINPIIYPCSSQEFKKAFQNVLRAQCFTRKKAAYKHSLSFNLNQPASPSMDDGAKDVVRIPVGSGETFYRISKSNGVCEWKIFSTMQSMSTKSAISNDKSSCTRAKVKSKGFLRTCCCTGTSRRDARENRKVPTIKIHTISLSENGEDV